The proteins below are encoded in one region of Syntrophotalea carbinolica DSM 2380:
- a CDS encoding endonuclease III domain-containing protein, giving the protein MTHFRQNTDSRQRPAVLKDTLLFLCNRLAEHFGPLHWWPADSPFEVVIGAFLTQNTAWRNVELAIAALKKTIPLTPQALCALQRQDLEELIRPAGFFRQKAQRLQLFATCLLEKHQGDLDAMLSGPLSQVRQTLLTFKGIGPETADSILLYAGHRPSFVVDAYTRRLFKRYGVLEGDETYEDIRALFMAHLPRQVDLFNEYHALIVEQCKTFCRKRPLCENCPLQPECPVLL; this is encoded by the coding sequence ATGACGCATTTTCGCCAAAATACGGATAGCCGTCAGCGGCCCGCTGTTTTAAAGGATACGCTGCTCTTTTTATGCAACCGGTTGGCGGAGCATTTCGGTCCGCTGCACTGGTGGCCGGCCGACTCACCCTTTGAGGTGGTGATCGGTGCGTTTCTCACGCAAAATACGGCTTGGCGCAACGTGGAACTCGCCATCGCCGCTCTTAAAAAGACCATCCCTCTGACGCCGCAGGCGCTTTGCGCCTTACAACGGCAAGACCTGGAAGAGTTGATCCGGCCGGCGGGATTTTTCCGGCAGAAGGCGCAGCGGCTGCAGCTGTTCGCCACATGTCTGCTGGAAAAGCATCAGGGCGATCTGGATGCCATGCTCAGCGGCCCCTTGTCGCAGGTCCGGCAAACCTTGCTTACCTTTAAGGGCATCGGGCCCGAAACCGCCGATTCCATTTTGCTGTACGCCGGCCATCGCCCGTCGTTTGTCGTGGATGCCTATACCCGGCGTCTGTTCAAGCGCTATGGTGTGCTGGAGGGCGATGAAACCTATGAGGACATACGTGCCTTGTTCATGGCGCATCTGCCTCGGCAGGTCGATCTGTTCAACGAATACCATGCACTGATCGTCGAGCAGTGCAAAACCTTTTGTCGCAAGCGCCCGCTTTGCGAAAATTGCCCCCTACAGCCGGAATGCCCGGTTTTGCTCTGA
- a CDS encoding Crp/Fnr family transcriptional regulator produces the protein MERQKAINQFLVRFFGSSEPDLYELIDGISVFQKRRRKEVLFLEGEEGHAVHFLLHGRVKLYRANEEGKEAVIRFVQPGEFFAEILLDLQNRYPVNAMTLEDCSLLLIDVHKLFGRLQQAPDLAMHLVGTLSQRLIFMLKRVEQLAIVDIRERFMGYLRALDEKHRTGVVQLPAPKREIALLLGTTPETFSRLLKKLSEEEVIRVSGKSIQLLAGFHRKTGN, from the coding sequence ATGGAACGACAAAAAGCCATCAATCAATTTCTGGTCCGTTTTTTCGGGTCCAGTGAACCGGACCTGTATGAACTCATCGACGGAATCAGCGTATTCCAAAAACGGCGACGTAAGGAAGTGTTGTTTCTGGAGGGGGAAGAGGGGCATGCCGTGCACTTTTTACTGCACGGACGCGTCAAACTCTACCGTGCCAATGAGGAAGGCAAAGAAGCGGTCATCCGGTTTGTGCAGCCGGGCGAGTTTTTTGCGGAAATCCTGCTCGATCTGCAAAACCGCTACCCGGTTAACGCCATGACGCTGGAGGATTGCTCGCTGTTGCTCATCGATGTCCACAAACTGTTCGGTCGCCTGCAACAGGCGCCGGACCTGGCCATGCATCTGGTGGGCACCCTGTCCCAACGTCTGATTTTTATGCTCAAGCGTGTGGAACAACTGGCGATCGTCGATATTCGGGAACGTTTTATGGGCTACCTCAGAGCCCTGGATGAAAAACACCGTACCGGCGTAGTGCAACTTCCGGCTCCCAAGCGCGAAATCGCTCTGCTGCTCGGGACCACTCCGGAAACTTTTTCCCGCTTGCTGAAGAAACTCTCGGAAGAAGAGGTCATCCGGGTCAGCGGAAAATCGATTCAACTGCTGGCAGGGTTCCATCGCAAAACGGGTAATTAA
- a CDS encoding ABC transporter substrate-binding protein — MGKKILWVDSYDADYAWSQGLERGLRQALVGSGADLRIWRMDTRRNGDEVYARKAGQQALAALQRYTPDVVIASDDNAQKYLVVPYLRGTAVPVVFCGVNRNPAAYGYPCRNVTGMREVDVFDNQMERIFRFAAGKRIGLIAGDTEVERAVAASCKKKYGDRLKIYLVRTFAEFQQAFLRAQQETDILDFRNHVGIENWNDSAAERFLADHTRIPTFSEHPWMKKSVVFCLAKQPEEHGHYAASTALRILAGGRPGDFPVKDNEQARLTVNLKMAKAAGIVLPVSLLQTADIIGREAYRKEPVSR; from the coding sequence TTGGGGAAAAAAATCCTCTGGGTCGATTCCTACGATGCCGACTACGCCTGGAGCCAGGGGCTGGAGCGCGGCTTGCGACAAGCGCTCGTGGGGAGCGGAGCGGATTTGCGGATCTGGCGAATGGATACCAGACGTAACGGCGATGAAGTTTATGCTCGCAAGGCGGGGCAACAGGCCCTGGCGGCATTGCAGCGCTATACTCCCGACGTCGTTATCGCTTCGGACGATAATGCCCAAAAATATCTGGTCGTTCCGTATTTACGGGGTACCGCGGTGCCGGTGGTTTTTTGCGGGGTAAACCGCAATCCGGCCGCATATGGTTATCCCTGTCGCAACGTCACCGGCATGCGCGAGGTCGATGTTTTCGATAACCAGATGGAGCGAATATTCCGTTTTGCCGCCGGCAAACGCATCGGATTGATTGCCGGCGACACAGAGGTCGAGAGGGCGGTCGCCGCTTCCTGCAAAAAAAAATATGGCGATCGCCTGAAGATTTATCTGGTGCGAACTTTCGCCGAATTCCAGCAAGCCTTTCTACGCGCCCAGCAGGAGACCGATATCCTGGATTTTCGCAATCATGTCGGGATCGAAAATTGGAATGATAGCGCAGCGGAACGTTTTCTCGCCGACCATACCCGCATACCGACCTTTTCGGAACATCCGTGGATGAAAAAATCCGTTGTTTTCTGCCTGGCCAAGCAGCCCGAAGAACATGGCCACTATGCCGCATCCACGGCACTGCGCATTTTGGCAGGCGGACGGCCTGGGGATTTTCCCGTCAAGGACAATGAGCAGGCTCGATTGACCGTCAATCTGAAGATGGCTAAGGCTGCCGGTATCGTGTTGCCCGTATCCCTGCTGCAAACGGCAGATATTATCGGGCGGGAAGCATACCGGAAGGAACCGGTGTCCCGTTAA
- a CDS encoding cytochrome ubiquinol oxidase subunit I encodes MNYPIWYLPSVGGGAMIAAIAVSHVFISHFAVGGGFWLVLLETRALRHRDQPLYRFTQSFARLFVLTTLIFGALTGVGIWFAISLVQPAGTSALIHRFVFIWAAEWVLFLVEVVAITVYLHSFGHLAPRRHLIVGRVYCAASWLSLFAINGIITFMLTPGMASQHSGLPRAFFNPSFWPSLALRTCLAGLISGLFVAIFAAFLADRDLASRLIRMTAGWSLLALCGALPAGLWYLQSLPVPVRTLTEGASPTIVRTLAMGRIALWVLLPGSLLALWRPARIGKAAAMAGLAAGLLLMGSFEWTREAARRPYVLYGDIYSNGQRADRTTTEPFLPTAPWSRSSSPGRELFKFQCYACHTLGGLNNDIIERTRGMSQSSLAAYISQLHAIRPFMPPFIGTAEEQHALAAYLIDQQPTSPDTQTPLARPGSQP; translated from the coding sequence ATGAATTATCCGATCTGGTACCTGCCGTCCGTGGGCGGCGGCGCAATGATCGCCGCCATCGCCGTGAGTCACGTCTTTATCTCCCACTTCGCTGTCGGCGGCGGTTTCTGGCTGGTACTGCTGGAAACCCGAGCGCTTCGCCACCGGGACCAGCCGCTGTACCGATTTACCCAATCCTTCGCCCGGCTCTTCGTTTTGACCACCTTGATCTTCGGAGCCTTGACGGGGGTCGGTATCTGGTTCGCTATCTCCCTCGTTCAACCGGCGGGTACTTCCGCCCTGATTCACCGTTTTGTTTTCATCTGGGCCGCCGAGTGGGTATTGTTTCTGGTGGAGGTTGTGGCGATCACCGTTTACCTGCACAGTTTCGGACACCTTGCCCCCCGAAGGCACCTGATCGTCGGCCGTGTCTATTGTGCCGCCAGCTGGCTGAGTCTGTTCGCCATCAACGGCATCATCACCTTCATGCTCACGCCCGGCATGGCCTCACAACATAGCGGCCTGCCCCGCGCCTTCTTCAATCCGTCTTTCTGGCCCTCCCTGGCTCTGCGCACCTGCCTGGCCGGATTGATATCCGGCTTGTTCGTCGCGATATTCGCAGCCTTTCTGGCGGACCGAGACCTGGCCAGCCGATTGATCCGCATGACCGCAGGCTGGTCTCTTTTAGCCCTGTGCGGTGCCTTGCCGGCCGGGTTGTGGTATCTGCAAAGCCTGCCCGTACCGGTACGAACTCTGACCGAGGGCGCCTCGCCGACCATTGTCCGTACTTTGGCCATGGGACGCATCGCCCTCTGGGTCCTACTGCCCGGTTCGCTGCTGGCACTATGGCGACCGGCACGCATCGGCAAAGCCGCTGCCATGGCGGGACTTGCGGCGGGTCTGCTCCTCATGGGCAGCTTCGAATGGACCCGCGAAGCGGCGCGACGCCCCTATGTCCTGTATGGCGACATATACTCCAACGGCCAGCGTGCGGATCGGACAACAACGGAGCCTTTTTTGCCGACTGCCCCCTGGAGCCGATCGTCTTCACCGGGCCGGGAGCTTTTTAAATTCCAGTGCTATGCCTGTCATACACTGGGCGGCCTCAACAACGATATCATCGAACGCACCCGGGGCATGAGCCAGAGTTCCCTGGCCGCCTATATTTCCCAGCTCCATGCCATCAGGCCCTTTATGCCGCCGTTTATCGGCACCGCCGAGGAACAGCATGCTCTGGCCGCGTACCTGATCGACCAGCAACCGACCTCCCCCGATACACAAACACCCCTCGCGCGACCCGGGAGTCAGCCATGA
- a CDS encoding putative bifunctional diguanylate cyclase/phosphodiesterase — MTKPLNLLLAEDCEDDALLLIRALRHGGYRLTVERVETAEAMRAALATGKWDLIISDYSMPRFSALAALEVARENGLDLPFIVLSGNIGEETAVEAMRAGAHDYVMKGNLARLLPAIERELREAEERRRRRRAELELRNSEKLFRSIFQNAVTGMATCSPDGRFLKVNPALCEMLGYSENELFGVSVLDITHPTDIELTERLFAEAMGGQTRSHDYEKRYIRRDGETLWAHVSTSWHYNEDGTPSYSVALISNITPHHQAKQKIRQLAYFDGLTGLPNRQLFLEHCNSSLTQARRNRSPLGVCIIDIDRFKGVNDTYGYESGDALLKTVSQRLSDCMSREDVLARLGSDEFAAVIASVGSQDEFSVLAQKMLHCLTEPIQIGEQKLYCSGGMGIALFPVDGVDAEALLKNAATAMHQAKQHGSNNFRFFSKGMNRMAWERIEIETGLRRALDLQQLALHYQPQVDLKTGHIIGMEALLRWESPELGRVSPMRFIPLAEETGLILPIGNWVLESACRQAKAWHRAGFPSLRMAVNISARQFKQAGFIDRLDAIIQRSGINPELLEMELTESLIMEKSDETLMTLVDIKSRGIKLAIDDFGTGYSMLSYLKHFPIDRIKVDRSFVRDIPENTDDAAITEAIIAMAHSLKIEVIAEGIETREQLAFLKDRACEEGQGYYFGRPVPVETAAEILAQQYPRGGSSLFD, encoded by the coding sequence ATGACTAAACCGTTGAACCTGCTGCTTGCCGAAGATTGTGAAGACGATGCGCTGTTGCTGATAAGGGCCCTGCGTCATGGCGGCTATCGTCTGACCGTTGAGCGGGTTGAGACGGCCGAGGCCATGCGCGCGGCCTTGGCCACGGGGAAGTGGGACCTGATCATATCCGATTATTCCATGCCCCGGTTCAGCGCCCTGGCGGCCCTCGAGGTCGCCCGGGAAAATGGCCTGGATTTGCCGTTTATCGTACTGTCCGGCAATATCGGCGAAGAAACCGCCGTTGAAGCCATGCGCGCCGGCGCTCACGATTATGTGATGAAAGGGAACCTGGCGCGACTGTTACCGGCTATCGAGCGGGAATTGCGCGAAGCCGAAGAGCGTCGCCGGCGCCGCCGAGCCGAGTTGGAATTGCGCAACAGCGAAAAACTGTTCCGATCCATTTTCCAGAATGCCGTTACCGGCATGGCGACATGTTCGCCCGACGGACGCTTCCTGAAAGTGAATCCGGCCTTGTGCGAGATGCTTGGCTACAGCGAAAACGAACTTTTCGGCGTTTCGGTACTGGACATCACCCATCCCACCGACATTGAGCTTACCGAACGTCTGTTTGCCGAGGCAATGGGGGGGCAGACGCGCTCCCATGACTACGAAAAACGCTATATCCGTCGAGACGGCGAAACCCTCTGGGCACATGTGTCCACCTCCTGGCATTATAACGAGGACGGCACTCCCTCTTACAGTGTGGCGCTGATCAGCAACATTACTCCTCATCACCAGGCCAAACAGAAAATCCGTCAACTGGCTTATTTCGACGGTTTGACAGGCCTGCCCAATCGGCAGTTGTTTCTGGAACACTGCAACAGCAGTCTGACCCAGGCGCGCCGGAATCGCAGCCCGCTGGGAGTCTGCATCATCGATATCGATCGTTTCAAAGGCGTCAACGATACTTACGGTTATGAGTCGGGTGACGCCTTGCTTAAAACGGTCAGCCAACGTTTGAGCGATTGTATGTCCCGGGAGGATGTGCTTGCCCGTCTGGGCAGTGACGAATTTGCGGCGGTGATTGCCAGTGTCGGATCGCAGGATGAATTTTCCGTGCTGGCGCAGAAAATGCTCCATTGTCTGACCGAGCCGATTCAGATCGGCGAGCAAAAGCTTTACTGCTCGGGTGGCATGGGCATCGCTTTGTTCCCCGTGGATGGCGTGGATGCGGAGGCCCTGCTTAAAAACGCGGCTACGGCCATGCATCAGGCCAAACAGCATGGATCCAACAACTTCCGTTTCTTTTCCAAGGGGATGAACCGGATGGCATGGGAGCGCATCGAGATCGAGACAGGCCTGCGCCGGGCCCTCGATCTCCAGCAGCTGGCCTTGCATTATCAGCCGCAGGTTGACCTGAAAACCGGACATATCATCGGTATGGAAGCTCTGTTGCGCTGGGAATCACCGGAACTTGGCCGGGTCAGCCCCATGCGCTTTATTCCTCTGGCCGAGGAAACCGGGTTGATTCTGCCCATCGGCAACTGGGTACTGGAGAGTGCCTGCAGGCAGGCCAAAGCCTGGCATCGCGCCGGATTTCCTTCGCTGCGCATGGCGGTGAACATTTCCGCCCGTCAGTTCAAACAGGCCGGTTTTATCGATCGCCTGGATGCGATCATCCAACGCAGCGGAATTAACCCCGAGTTGCTGGAAATGGAACTGACCGAAAGTCTGATCATGGAAAAGTCCGATGAAACCCTGATGACGCTTGTCGATATCAAATCCCGGGGCATCAAGCTTGCCATTGACGATTTCGGAACAGGTTACAGCATGCTCAGCTATCTCAAGCATTTTCCCATTGACCGGATCAAGGTCGATCGCAGTTTCGTGCGCGATATCCCTGAGAATACCGATGACGCAGCGATCACCGAAGCCATCATCGCCATGGCTCACAGTCTCAAAATCGAGGTGATCGCCGAAGGGATCGAAACCCGGGAACAATTGGCTTTCTTAAAGGATCGCGCCTGCGAGGAAGGCCAGGGCTATTATTTCGGCCGCCCCGTGCCAGTGGAGACCGCGGCGGAAATTCTGGCACAACAATACCCTCGCGGAGGCTCTTCCTTGTTCGATTAG
- a CDS encoding ATP-binding protein translates to MRLKYKVNFLSLSILVIVASAITGAGVLTIERLTYNLNRKLMSAEVSHVVSRLRMADKVLEESGVGHVESYVRKAQSDLLDTLREYRYGRTGHLIVVDMRGPRQLLPEVADGTTFDMSSLEEIKGCSKGVSEYSSAGVKRYFFHESFPRWQWTIILSVDTKEMFAERDVFLRNVVIILLAGLVFGCLAFLWFTSTIVGPIQQLSKAALSFGPCGWQEPLPEVHARDEVGALTRAFQEMSEGLLRAHNDLKEQTRQLQQTNVKLHREVTEHKKTAAQLKQLNRELESRVLQRTAQLEATNRELEAFSYSVSHDLRAPLRSIDGFSKALLDDYGSRLDGDGLQFLHRVRRASQRMSQLIDDLLNLSRITRGEMVRKTVDLSAMATTIVEGLRQTSPQRSVAVTVKDGVFAEGDPRLLQVVMENLLDNAWKFTARCNHAVIAFGVTPEGCGPDGEPLEKPVFFVRDNGAGFDPAYAEKLFGVFQRLHHAGEFPGTGIGLATVQRIIRRHSGRIWAEGRIDGGACFYFTL, encoded by the coding sequence ATGCGGTTGAAATACAAGGTTAATTTTCTGTCGCTGAGCATTCTCGTCATTGTCGCCAGTGCCATCACCGGCGCCGGCGTGTTGACCATCGAGCGTTTGACCTACAATTTGAATCGAAAACTGATGTCGGCGGAAGTCTCCCATGTTGTCAGTCGTCTGCGAATGGCCGACAAGGTGTTGGAGGAAAGCGGTGTGGGGCATGTGGAAAGTTATGTTCGCAAAGCCCAGAGCGATCTGCTCGATACCCTGCGGGAATACCGCTACGGTCGAACCGGTCACCTGATTGTCGTGGATATGCGTGGGCCCCGACAGCTGTTGCCGGAGGTTGCGGATGGCACGACTTTCGATATGTCCTCACTGGAGGAGATCAAAGGATGTAGCAAAGGGGTCAGTGAATATTCGTCGGCCGGTGTGAAGCGTTACTTTTTTCACGAGTCGTTTCCCCGCTGGCAGTGGACGATCATTCTTTCGGTTGACACCAAGGAGATGTTCGCCGAACGGGATGTTTTTCTTCGAAACGTGGTGATTATTCTTTTGGCCGGCCTGGTGTTTGGCTGTCTGGCATTTCTGTGGTTTACTTCTACCATTGTCGGTCCGATTCAGCAACTTTCCAAGGCCGCTTTGAGTTTTGGACCGTGCGGTTGGCAGGAGCCTTTGCCCGAGGTCCATGCCAGGGATGAAGTGGGTGCCTTGACCAGGGCTTTTCAGGAAATGTCCGAGGGATTGCTCCGCGCGCATAATGATCTGAAAGAGCAAACCCGTCAATTGCAGCAAACCAATGTCAAATTGCATCGCGAAGTCACCGAACATAAAAAGACTGCCGCCCAGCTAAAACAGTTGAACCGGGAACTGGAGAGCAGGGTTCTGCAACGTACCGCCCAACTCGAAGCGACCAATCGCGAGCTGGAAGCTTTCTCCTATTCGGTATCCCATGATTTGCGCGCTCCGCTGCGCAGTATCGACGGTTTCAGCAAAGCGCTGCTCGACGATTACGGAAGCCGCCTGGACGGCGATGGACTCCAGTTCCTGCATCGCGTAAGGCGAGCATCCCAGCGTATGTCCCAGCTCATAGACGATCTGCTTAACCTGTCTCGTATTACCCGCGGCGAGATGGTTCGTAAAACCGTCGATTTAAGCGCCATGGCGACGACCATTGTCGAGGGGCTGCGGCAGACCTCTCCGCAACGTAGCGTCGCTGTAACCGTTAAGGATGGGGTTTTTGCCGAAGGAGACCCCCGGCTGCTGCAAGTGGTCATGGAAAATCTGCTCGACAATGCCTGGAAGTTTACCGCGCGGTGCAATCATGCCGTCATAGCCTTTGGCGTAACCCCGGAAGGCTGTGGCCCGGATGGCGAGCCGCTTGAAAAACCGGTGTTTTTCGTCCGGGACAACGGCGCCGGTTTCGATCCGGCGTATGCCGAAAAGCTGTTTGGAGTATTTCAGCGATTGCACCATGCCGGCGAGTTTCCCGGTACCGGCATCGGTCTGGCCACCGTGCAGCGCATCATCCGACGCCATAGCGGCCGCATCTGGGCCGAGGGCCGGATCGATGGCGGGGCCTGCTTTTATTTTACTCTTTAA
- a CDS encoding alpha/beta hydrolase family protein has product MVNNRPVLLIVLSIILAAGLLMSVRWRCLWRYVEAGFLLTDIADGASPRELGESRSGVQRQQVAYQVQGRNRRADLYRWPGRVRVAVVLLPGVAEKGGEDPRLVAFAQALARARFAVLVPELAGLRQLRVSSADVAEVTDAVAWLSSRKELAPSGRAGLAAFSYAAGPAVLAALNESIRDRVGFVFAVGGYYDLHRVLSYFTTGYYSHEGRQYSLPPDNYGKWAFVVGNIDRLHDAGDRRLLTALARRLQRNPEAATQDLVAQLGGEGAALWRFVANRDPQLVPALLKNLPGSIKDELSALNLAEQNLAGLRAPLILIHGYEDAMIPFPESIALAGAVSGRRSRLYLVHGLMHVDVAPGLPDRWRLLRALRDLLAARDGDFPM; this is encoded by the coding sequence ATGGTAAACAACCGACCGGTTCTTTTGATCGTATTGTCGATTATTCTAGCGGCTGGTTTGCTTATGAGTGTCCGGTGGCGATGTCTCTGGCGGTATGTTGAAGCCGGTTTTTTGCTGACGGATATCGCGGATGGCGCTTCTCCCCGGGAGCTTGGGGAAAGCCGATCCGGCGTCCAAAGGCAACAGGTCGCTTATCAGGTGCAGGGACGCAATCGCAGAGCGGATCTTTACCGGTGGCCTGGTCGGGTTCGGGTTGCGGTGGTGTTGCTGCCGGGGGTGGCGGAAAAGGGCGGTGAGGACCCGCGCCTGGTCGCTTTTGCGCAGGCACTGGCCCGTGCCCGATTTGCGGTGCTGGTGCCGGAGCTGGCCGGTCTGCGACAACTACGGGTTTCAAGCGCCGACGTTGCGGAGGTGACCGATGCCGTTGCGTGGCTGTCCAGCCGGAAAGAGTTGGCACCTTCCGGGCGAGCGGGATTGGCGGCCTTCAGTTATGCCGCAGGACCGGCAGTGCTTGCGGCCTTGAACGAAAGCATTCGGGACCGGGTCGGCTTCGTGTTTGCCGTGGGCGGATATTACGATCTGCATCGCGTTTTGAGCTATTTTACCACGGGCTATTATTCCCACGAAGGCCGGCAGTATTCTCTCCCGCCGGACAATTACGGCAAATGGGCGTTTGTCGTTGGTAATATCGATCGTCTTCATGATGCCGGGGACCGTCGTCTGCTGACAGCCCTGGCGCGGCGTCTGCAGCGCAACCCCGAGGCGGCAACCCAGGATCTTGTTGCGCAACTGGGCGGTGAGGGGGCGGCTCTGTGGCGTTTTGTCGCTAACCGCGATCCGCAGCTGGTGCCGGCGTTGTTGAAGAATCTGCCGGGATCCATCAAAGATGAATTGTCGGCTCTCAATCTTGCCGAGCAGAATCTGGCGGGACTGCGCGCACCGCTTATCCTGATCCATGGCTACGAAGATGCGATGATTCCCTTTCCGGAGAGCATTGCCCTGGCCGGTGCGGTGTCCGGCCGTCGAAGTCGTCTTTATCTGGTTCATGGTTTGATGCATGTCGATGTGGCTCCCGGTCTCCCGGATCGCTGGCGGTTGTTGCGGGCTTTGCGCGATTTGCTCGCAGCCCGAGACGGCGATTTTCCCATGTGA
- a CDS encoding response regulator, whose amino-acid sequence MKRNRTILLVEDNPDDVALALRAFHKSSVKTRLVVARDGVEALEYLLGDARRATVPELPAVVLLDLKLPKINGFEVLKRLRRETRTARLPVVVLTSSREDRDLDRIYRLGANSYICKPVDFDRFQTVVGTLGNYWLDVNEPPPSSSVKGDL is encoded by the coding sequence ATGAAGCGTAATCGGACCATTTTACTGGTGGAAGACAACCCGGATGATGTCGCCCTTGCGTTGCGGGCTTTTCACAAAAGTTCCGTCAAAACCCGTCTCGTCGTGGCTCGCGACGGTGTCGAGGCCTTGGAGTACCTGCTTGGCGATGCGCGACGGGCAACCGTACCGGAGTTGCCGGCAGTCGTGCTGCTCGATTTAAAGTTGCCCAAAATCAACGGTTTTGAAGTGTTGAAACGTTTGCGTCGCGAAACAAGGACGGCCCGCCTGCCGGTCGTGGTTTTGACCTCCTCGCGGGAGGACCGGGATCTGGATAGGATTTATCGACTCGGGGCCAACAGCTATATCTGTAAGCCGGTCGATTTTGATCGCTTTCAGACAGTCGTGGGGACCTTGGGCAATTATTGGCTCGATGTGAACGAACCGCCCCCTTCCTCCTCGGTAAAGGGTGACCTATGA
- a CDS encoding ABC transporter substrate-binding protein translates to MTWKKMRCVCAAMVGLLVVLLNAGWLAAEEPDKRQRFAGKKVLWVDSYHAGGYEWTAGIERGIRKALRGTGVQVRILRMNTKWDLSENSKQHAGLKAKQAIDAWRPDVVIASDDNAARYLVVPYLKNTSLPVVFCGINWDASPYGFPCSNVTGMIEVEPVETLVAHLRRFAKGERLGYLSADTVSERKVVDVYNRRFFSGSMKSYLARDFDHFKELFLRAQNEVDMIYIANYSDMPGWDSRKVEDFLVRHVRKPTGSRLAYMERFVTFTVAKVPEEQGEYAAKTALKILGGISPDAIPVVANELASLTINLKMAKASGIVLPVSTLQVASKVIGQEAYR, encoded by the coding sequence TTGACCTGGAAAAAAATGCGCTGCGTCTGTGCCGCGATGGTGGGGCTGCTGGTTGTGCTTCTGAATGCCGGTTGGCTCGCAGCCGAGGAGCCCGACAAAAGGCAGCGGTTTGCCGGGAAAAAGGTCCTCTGGGTCGATTCCTACCATGCAGGCGGTTATGAATGGACTGCGGGTATCGAAAGGGGGATTCGTAAAGCGCTGCGTGGCACCGGGGTACAAGTTCGAATTCTGCGGATGAATACCAAATGGGATTTATCCGAAAACTCCAAACAGCATGCCGGTCTTAAGGCCAAACAGGCCATCGATGCCTGGCGACCGGACGTGGTTATCGCTTCCGATGACAATGCCGCTCGTTATCTGGTGGTTCCCTATTTAAAAAACACCTCTCTTCCCGTGGTGTTCTGCGGGATCAACTGGGACGCCAGTCCTTATGGATTTCCCTGCAGCAATGTAACCGGGATGATCGAGGTCGAACCGGTGGAGACTCTGGTCGCGCACCTGCGGCGTTTTGCCAAAGGGGAAAGGCTTGGCTATCTGAGCGCCGATACGGTATCCGAACGCAAAGTCGTCGATGTCTATAACCGGCGCTTTTTTTCGGGGAGCATGAAATCCTACCTGGCCAGGGATTTCGATCATTTTAAAGAGCTTTTCCTGCGGGCGCAAAACGAAGTCGATATGATTTATATCGCCAACTACTCCGATATGCCCGGTTGGGATTCCCGGAAAGTCGAGGATTTCCTTGTTCGCCATGTCCGCAAACCGACCGGATCGCGGCTTGCCTATATGGAGAGGTTTGTTACTTTTACCGTTGCAAAAGTGCCGGAAGAACAGGGCGAATATGCGGCCAAAACAGCCTTGAAGATCCTTGGCGGTATTTCTCCGGACGCCATTCCCGTGGTGGCCAACGAGTTGGCCAGCTTGACGATTAACCTTAAAATGGCCAAGGCTTCCGGTATCGTATTGCCGGTATCCACGTTGCAGGTTGCTTCCAAGGTCATCGGTCAGGAGGCCTATCGATGA
- a CDS encoding glutamine amidotransferase — MGHIAIIEAGRTFPPMAAQLGDFSDWMAAGLKVDCDRLQVIPAFTDAALPAPQSLQGVVISGSHAMVTDACSWMERLADWLVEVVEASVPVLGVCFGHQLLARALGGEVGYHPRGREIGTVGVQLQTGAGNDPLFAGVASTFGAQVFHAQSVTQLPPGAKVLAGNDFEPHHAVAYREYAWGVQFHPEFDARIMRSYIAQDAGALLDDGFDIGTLLAGVQETPISAGLLARFARLTGA, encoded by the coding sequence ATGGGGCATATTGCAATTATTGAAGCAGGGCGGACCTTTCCCCCAATGGCAGCTCAACTCGGGGATTTTTCCGATTGGATGGCTGCCGGCCTGAAGGTGGATTGCGACAGGCTGCAGGTGATTCCGGCATTTACCGATGCGGCCCTTCCTGCGCCGCAGTCGCTGCAGGGGGTCGTCATCAGCGGTTCCCATGCCATGGTCACGGATGCCTGCTCCTGGATGGAACGGCTTGCCGACTGGCTTGTGGAGGTGGTGGAGGCCTCGGTTCCGGTGTTGGGTGTCTGCTTTGGACATCAGTTGCTGGCCCGGGCTCTGGGCGGCGAAGTCGGATATCATCCGCGCGGCAGGGAAATCGGCACGGTGGGGGTGCAACTGCAAACAGGGGCCGGCAACGATCCCTTGTTTGCGGGGGTTGCCAGTACCTTTGGGGCCCAGGTTTTTCATGCCCAGAGCGTTACGCAGTTGCCGCCCGGCGCCAAAGTGCTGGCCGGTAACGATTTTGAGCCGCACCATGCCGTTGCCTATCGCGAATACGCCTGGGGGGTGCAATTTCACCCCGAATTCGATGCCCGCATCATGCGTTCCTACATCGCCCAGGATGCCGGGGCCTTGCTGGATGATGGGTTTGATATCGGGACGCTGCTCGCGGGCGTGCAGGAAACCCCGATCAGTGCAGGCCTGCTGGCCCGCTTTGCCCGGTTGACCGGAGCATAG